CTGGCCTCGCTGCCGGAGGACCGCCGCCGCACCCTGGTGGCCGGGCGCGACGAGCACGGGTTCGTCTTCGACGTCCACCTCCAGGGCGAGCACGAGACCGTCTTCCTCGACTTCGAGCCGGCGACCGGGGACCGATGACCGACCTGTTCTGGCCCGGCGACGACCGCGCCGAGGAGCACCTGTCCGGGGCGTCGTTCCTGGCGTCGATGGTCACGGTGGAGCAGGCGTGGCTGGACGCGCTGGTCGCCGCGGGCGCCGCGCCCGCGGACGCGGCGCTGCCGGGCGGCCTGGCCGCGCTGGTCGGCGCCGACGACCTCGCGGCCGTCGCGGGGGCCGCGGAGGCGTCCGGCAACCCGGTGGTGCCGCTGCTGCGCCTGCTACGGCAGCGCCTGGAGACCTCCTCCCCCGCGGCCGCGCGCTGGCTGCACCGCGGCCTGACCAGCCAGGACGTCGTCGACACCGCGCTCGTGCTCGGGGCGCGCGCGGCCACCGCCCGGCTGCTGGAGCACCTCGACGCGGCCGTCGCCGCGACCGCCGGGCTCGCCGAGCGCCACCGCGACGCGGTCGTGGCCGGGCGCACGCTGACCCAGCACGCCGTGCCGATCACCTTCGGGCTCAAGGCCGCGCACTGGCTCGCCGGCCTGCTGGACGCGCGCGACGACCTGCGGGCGCTGCGGTTCCCGGTGCAGGTCGGCGGGGCCGCCGGCACCCTGGCGGCCGTCGGGCTGCTCGGCGACGCCGAGGCGCTGGTGGCGGCCACGGCCGGCTCCCTGGGGCTCGAGGTCGCCCGGCCCTGGCACACCGTCCGGACGCCCCTGACCAGGTGCGCCGACGCGCTGGTGCGCACCACCGACGCGCTGGGCCACGTAGCCGACGACGTCCTGGTGCTCGCCCGGCCCGAGGTCGGGGAGCTCGCCGAGCCGGCCGCCGCCGGTCGGGGCGGCTCCTCGACGATGCCCCACAAGGCCAACCCCGTCCTGAGCGTGCTCGTGCGGCGGGCCGCCCTCACCACCCCCGGCCTGGCCGCCCAGCTCCACCTCGCCGCGGCGGGGACCGTCGACGAGCGCCCCGACGGCGCCTGGCACACCGAGTGGGCCACGCTGGCGACCCTGGGCCGACGTACGCTCGCGGCCGCCTCGCAGAGCGCCGAGCTGCTGGCCGGCCTGCACGTCGACACGGCCCGGATGGCCGCGCGGGCGAGCGCCGTCGCGCCCGACCTGCTGGCCGAGCAGCGGGGGCTGGCCGAGCTCGTCGGCGCCGCCCCGCTCGACGACCCCACCCGCTACCTGGGCGCCACCGGGAGGATCATCGACGAGGTCCTGACCCGCGCCCGCGAGGAGACCCCGTGACCGTCCCGACCATCACCGCCGCCCGGCTCACCGGCGCCGCGCACCGCGCCGAGCTGCCGCTGCTCGTGCTCGGCCCCTCGCTCGGGTCCTCCGCCTCGACGCTGTGGACCCGGTGCGCGATGTCGGGGCTGACCGAGGTCTTCGACGTCGTCGCCTGGGACCTGCCCGGCCACGGCTACAACCACGCCGTCCCCGACGGGTCGTTCACCGTGGCCGAGCTCGCCGAGGGCGTGCTGCGGGTGCTCGACGACGTCCTGGAGCAGCGGGGCGAGGTCGGTGGCGGCCGCGGCGGCTCCTTCGCGTACGCCGGCGACTCCGTCGGCGGCGCCGTCGGCCTGCAGCTGCTGCTCGACCACCCCGACCGCGTCACCTCGGCCGTGCTGCTGTGCACCGGGGCCCGCATCGGCGAGCCCGCCATGTGGGAGGGCCGCCTGGGCCAGGTGAGCGTCTCCGGCACCTCGGTCATGGTGGCCGGGTCGGCGGAGCGGTGGTTCGCCCCGGGCTTCCTCGACGAGCACCCCGAGACCGGCTCGGCGCTGCTGCACGCCCTGGCCGACGCCGACGACCGCGGCTACGCCCAGGTCTGCGAGGCGCTGGCCGGGTTCGACGTGCGGCACCGGCTGGGCGAGGTCGCCGCCCCCGTGCTGGCCGTCGCCGGCGCCCACGACGTCGCCACTCCCCCCGCGAACCTGCAGGAGATCGCCGACGGCGTCCAGCAGGGCCGCTACGTCGAGCTGCCCGACGTCGCCCACCTGGCGCCCGCCGAGGCCCCCGAGACGGTCGCCCGGCTGGTCCGCGCCCACGTCCTGGGCGAGGAGCCCGAGCCCCCGGCCGAGGCGCCGGCTCCCGCCGCGGCGACCGCCGCCGGGGAGCGGTACGACGCCGGCATGGCCGTGCGCCGCGAGGTGCTCGGCGACGCCCACGTCGACCGGGCCACCGCCGCTGCCACGCCGCTCACCGAGGACTTCCAGCGCTTCATCACCGAGTACGCCTGGGGCGGCATCTGGACCCGCCCCGGGCTCGACCGTCGCAGCCGCTCGATGATCACGCTCACCGCGCTCATCGCCCGCGGCCACCACGAGGAGCTGGCGATGCACGTCCGGGCCGCCCGCACCAACGGCCTCGACGACGAGGAGATCAAGGAGGTGATCCTGCAGAGCGCGATCTACTGCGGGGTCCCCGACGCCAACACCGCCTTCCGGATCGCCCAGCAGGTGCTGTCCGAGCTCGACGCCACCCCTCCAGGAGGAGACCGATGACCACGTCCGCCTTCGTCTACGACGCCGTCCGCACGCCCTTCGGCAAGTTCAACGGCGCGTACGCCGGCGTACGCCCCGACGACCTGGCCGCCACCGTGCTCCGGGCCGTGCGGGAGCGCGTGCCGGGCCTCGACCCGGCGGCCGTCGACCAGGTCCTGCTCGGCAACGCCAACGGTGCGGGCGAGGAGAACCGCAACGTCGCCCGGATGGCCACGCTGCTCGCGGGCTACCCGGTCTCGGTGCCCGGGTCGAGCATCAACCGGCTCTGCGGGTCCTCGCTGGACGCCGCGATGGCCGGGTCGCGCGAGATCGAGACCGGTGACGCCGAGGTCGTGCTCACGGGCGGCGTCGAGTCGATGACCCGCGCGCCCTGGGTGCTGCCCAAGCCCAGCCGGGCCTTCCCCGCCGGCAACCTCGAGGCCGTCTCCACGGCGCTGGGCTGGCGCTTCGTCAACGAGGCCATGCCCGCCGAGTGGACGGTGTCGCTGGGCGAGGCCAACGAGCAGCTCCAGGAGGAGTTCGCGGTCTCCCGCGAGCGCCAGGACGAGTTCGCCGTGCGCTCGCACCGGCTGGCCCACGAGGCCTGGGAGGCGGGGTTCTACGACGACCTCACCGTGGCCGTGGAGGGCACCGAGCTGACCCGCGACGAGGGCGTGCGGGCCTCGGCCAGCACCGAGTCGCTCGCGCGGCTGCGCCCGTCGTTCCGCAAGGACGGCACCATCACCGCCGGCAACGCCTCGCCGCTGTCCGACGGCGCCTCCGCCGTGCTGCTCGGGTCCGAGGCCGCGGCCGCGTCCCTGGGCCGGGAGCCGCTGGCCCGGATCGCCGGCCGCGCCGCCCACGCGCTGGAGCCGCAGCGCTTCGGCTACGCCCCGGTCGAGGCCGCGAACCGGGCGCTGGCCCGGGCCGGCATCGGCTGGTCCGACGTCGGCGCGGTCGAGCTCAACGAGGCCTTCGCGGTCCAGTCGCTGGCCTGCCTCGACGCCTGGAAGGTCGACCCCGACCTGGTCAACACCCGCGGCGGCGCGATCGCCGTCGGCCACCCGCTGGGCGCCTCGGGCGGCCGGGTGCTCGGCACCCTGGCCAAGGTGATGCGCGAGGGCGGCGTCCGCTGGGGCGTCGCGGCCATCTGCATCGGCGTCGGCCAGGGCCTGGCCGTGGTGCTGGAGAACGCCGGGGAGACGACCTCGTGACGACCGTGCTCGAGCGTCCGGGCGCCGAGGGGGCCGCGACCGCTGCCGACGAGGCCGTGGCCGACGTCCCCGACGGCGCGACCGTGCTGATCGGCGGCTTCGGCGCGGCCGGCCAGCCCGTCGAGCTGATCGACGCGCTGCGCCGGCGCGGCGCCCGCGACCTGACCGTGGTCAACAACAACGCCGGCAACGGCGACACCGGGCTCGCGGCGCTGCTGGCGACCGGGGCCGTGCGCAAGATGGTGTGCTCGTTCCCGCGGCAGAGCGACTCGTGGGTCTTCGACGACCTCTACCGCTCCGGCAGGATCGAGCTCGAGGTGGTGCCGCAGGGCAACCTGGCCGAGCGGATGCGGGCGGCAGGAGCCGGCATCGGCGCCTTCTTCTCCCCCACCGGCGTCGGCACGCCCCTGGCCGAGGGCAAGGAGGAGCGCACCATCGACGGTCGGCGCTACGTCCTGGAGATGCCGATCCGCGGCGACTACGCGCTGGTCAAGGCCCACGTCGCCGACCGGGTGGGCAACCTGGTCTACCGCAAGACGGCCCGCAACTTCGGTCCCGTGATGGCCACCGCGGCCACCACCACCGTCGTGCAGGTCTCCCGCGTCGTGGAGACCGGCGAGCTCGACCCGGAGGTCGTCGTGACCCCCGGCATCTACGTCGACCGGGTGGTGGTGACCCATGGGTGAGCGCGCGAGCACCTCCGAGCGGCTGTCCAAGGACCAGATCGCGGCCATGATCGCCGACGACATCCCGACCGGTGCCTTCGTCAACCTGGGGATCGGCCAGCCCACGCTGGTGGCCGACCACCTCGACCTCGAGCGCGGCGTGGTCCTCCACACCGAGAACGGCATGCTCGGGATGGGACGCGCCGCGGTCGGCGACGAGGTCGACCCCGACCTCATCAACGCCGGCAAGATCCCGGTCGTGGAGACCCCCGGGGCGTCGTACTTCCACCACGCCGACTCGTTCGCCATGATGCGCGGCGGCCACCTCGACGTCTGCGTGCTCGGCGCCTTCCAGGTCGCGGTCAACGGCGACCTCGCCAACTGGCACACCGGCGCGCCCGACGCGATCCCCGCCGTCGGCGGCGCGATGGACCTCGCCATCGGCGCCAAGGACGTCTTCGTGATGATGACGCTCTTCGGCAAGGACGGCTCGTCCAAGCTGGTCCGCGAGTGCACCTACCCGCTGACCGGCGTGGCCTGCGTCAGCCGGGTCTACACCGACCACGGCGTCTTCGAGATCACGCCGGCCGGCGTACGGCTGCGGGAGGCGTACGGCGCCACCGCCGACGAGCTGCGCCACCGCACCGGCCTCGACCTGCTCTAGCCGCCGAGCGGGCGATCGCAGCCCGCCAGGGAGCGTCGAGCGGGCGATCGCAGCACGCCAGGCGCCGCCGAGCGGGCGATCGCAGCACGCCGCGGAGCGTCGAGCGGGCGGTCAGTGCGCGGCGTACGTCGCCGCCATGTCCTCGTCGCCGTGGCCCGCGTCGACGGCGCGGGCGAGGTGGTCGCGGATGCCGGGCATGGCGCCGAGATCGACCCCGGCCGAGCCGGCGGCGGCCAGGATCAGCTCGACGTCCTTGAGCGCGCCCGACAGCGCGAACGACGGCTCGTAGCTGCCGGCGAGCATCGCCTTGCCCTTGAGCTGGACGTACGGCGCGTCCATCGCGCCGCCCGAGACCGCCTCGAGGAACAGCGCGGGGTCCAGGCCGAGCTCGCGGGTGAGCGTCAGCGAGTCGGCGACGCCCTCCAGCACGGTGACCACCCAGGCGTTGGCGGCGAGCTTGAGCCGGCTGCCGCCACCGGGCTGGTCGCCGACCCAGATGGTGCGACCGCCGATGGCCTCGAAGACGGGCCCGACCACGGCGCGCGCGGACTCCGGACCGGAGGCCAGCACGACGAGCGCACCGTCCTCGGCCGGCTTCTTGGTGCCGAGCACGGGGGCGTCGACGAGCGTCACGCCGAGGTCCTCGGCCAGCGCGACGAGGCGGTCCGAGCCGGCCACGCCGACGGTGCTCTGCTGGACCCACACCGTGTCGGCACCGAGGTGGCCGCGCGCCTGCTCCATGGTCTCGGCGACGCTGTCGGCGTCGTACAGCATGGTGAGGACGACGTCGGCGCCCTCGACCGCCTCGGCGACCGACCCCGCCACCGTCGCGACGTCGGCCAGCGGCTGCGCCTTCTCGGCGCTGCGGTTCCACACGGTCAGCGGCAGCCCCGCCGCGGCCAGGTTGCGGGCCATGCCGGCGCCCATCGTGCCGGTGCCGAGCAGGGTCACGGACGGGGTGGAGCTGGGGGACATGGGGGTTCCTCTCGGTGGGGCTGCGGTCGCACGCCTCGTACCCCGTCCGGTCGTGCCGCAACTGCCCGCTGGGCGTCGCCTGAGGTGCTCCGAACGCCCGCTCGGCGTCCCCGCGCGTGCTGCGATCGCCCGCTCGGCGTCCCCGCGCGTGCTGCGATCGACCGCTCGGCGCTCCTGGGCGTGCTGGAAACGCCCGCTCGGCGGTCCTCGGCGTGCTGCGAACGCCCCCTCGGGGCGTGCTCAGGCCAGGGCGCGGAGCCGCGGGAGCACGTCGCGGCCGAAGTCGCTCAGGAAGGTGTCCTGGTCGTGGCCGGGGGCGTGGAAGACGAGGTGGTCGAAGCCGGCGTCGAGGTAGGGCTGCACGGCGTCGACGACGCCGTCGGGGTCGGTCTCGACGATCCAGCGCTGGGCGACCTGCTCGATCGGCAGCTCGTCGGCGGCGCGGGCCATCTCGACCGGGTCGTCGAGGCCGTGCTTCTGCTCGGCGGTCAGCGACAGCGGGGCCCAGAACCGGCAGTTCTCCAGCGCGTCCTCGCGGGTCCGGGCGTAGGAGAGCTTGATCTCGATGGTGCGCTCGATCGCGGCCGGGTCCCGGTCCCCCGCCTCCGCGCCCGCGGCCACGGCGGGCAGCAGCTTGTCGGTGTAGAGGTCCATGCCCTTGCCGCTGGTGCAGATGAAGCCGTCGCCGGCGCGGCCGGCGTACTTCGCCACCACCGGGCCGCCGGCGGCGACGTAGATCGGGACCCCGCCCTCGGGACGGTCGTAGACGGTCGCCTCGTCGGTGGCGTAGTAGTCGCCCTCGAAGGTGACCCGCTCGCCGGCCCACAGCGCCCGCATCAGCCGCACCGACTCGCGCAGCCGCCCGAACCGCTCCTTGAACTCCGGCCACTCGAAGCGCGCGACCGACACCTCGTTGAGCGCCTCGCCGGTGCCGACTCCGAGGATCACGCGGTCGGGGTAGAGCGAGCCGAGGGTGCCGAACGCCTGCGCCAGCACCGCCGGGTTGTAGCGGAACGTCGGGGTGAGCACCGAGGTGCCCATCACGATCCGCTCCGTGCGCTCCCCCATGGCCGCCAGCAGCGACATGGCGTACGGCGCGTGGCCGTCGACGTGGCGCCACGGCTGGAAGTGGTCGCTCACCATGACGCTGTCGAGCCCCACCTCCTCGGCCCGGACGGCCAGCTCGACCAGCTGGCGGGGGGCGAACTGCTCGGCCGAGGCCTTGTAACCGATGCGCAGGGACACGAGGCTCAATCTGCCACACGCGCCTCGGCGGGGACGGTCGGGAGCCACACCTCCAGCAGGGTGCCGCCGTGGGGACCGGGACCGACGTCGAGACGACCCCCCGCCACGACGGCCCGGTCGTGCATGCTGGCCAGCCCCAGGTGGCCCGGTCGCCGCTCCAGGTCGGCGGCCCGCAGGCCCCGGCCGTCGTCGAGCACGCTCACCCGCACCCCGTGGTCCTCGCGGGCGACCTCGACGGCCACCGACGCCGCCCCGGAGTGGCGGCGGGTGTTGACCAGGGCCTCCTTGGCGACGCGGTACGCCGTGACCCGCGCGCCGTCGGACAGCCCGCTGTCGGGGTCGCCGACGACGCTCCAGGCGATGCCCGTCCCGTCCAGGACGTACGCCGCGGCCTCCCGCAGCGCGGTCACCAGGTCGGTGCGCCGGGCCGGCGACTCGAGGTCGAAGAGCAGGTGACGCAGCCGGGCGGTGGCCCCGGCGAGCGACTCGTGCATCCGCCCCAGGTCACGGCGCTGGGCATCGTCGAGGGAGTCGCCCAGCTGCCGCTCGAGCAGGGACAGCCGCAGCTGCACCGCCGCCAGCGCCTGCACCGAGTCGTCGTGGACGTCGGCGGCGATCCGGCTGCGCTCGTCCTCCTGCGCCTCCACCAGGCGGGTCAGCAGCACCTGTCGCGTCTCGGCGAGCCGCCGCAGGTCCTCGCGGGCCTGGGTGAGGTCGGTGACGTCGCGCTGGATGCTGCCGAGGGCGAGGGGCTCCCCCGTCACCGGGCTGCGCATCACGAAGCTGTGGCTGAGCACCGGGACGTCGTCGCCCCCGTCCTGGTGGCGCAGCCAGGTCGACCACTCCTGGTGACCGACGGCGCGCAGCTGCTCCATCGCGGCCGGGCCCCCGCCCGCGAGCACGTGGTCGGGGCGGAAGGACCGGTGGTCGAGCCGGCGCACGTCGTCGTCGGACCCCAGGCCGGTCATGGTGCGCCCGGCGGGGTTGAGGTAGAGCAGGCGGCCGTCCAGGTCCGCGATGGCGATGAAGTCGTCCGAGGCCTCGACCAGGGCCACGAACCGCTCCCGCTCCTCGGCGCTGAAGCTGACCTGGTCGTCGCTCTCGCGCTGGCCGTCGCGCAGCGTCTGCAGGGTGCGGACCATGGCCACCACGATGCCGAGGCCGAGCAGCGCGACCCCCGGCGCGGAGGGGTGGTCGAAGGGGGTGAGCACCACCAGGCCGACCAGGCACACCGTGGCGAGGACCGCGGTCCAGGCCAGGCCCGGGGCGGTGATCGACCGCGTGACGGCGGAGCGCTCCGGCTCCGCCGGCCCCGCTGCCGGTTCGGGCACGGTCCACGCCGCCAGCACGACCAGCGCGGTCGCCAGGTAGAGCAGTGCGCCCACCGGGTTGCCGGGTCGCCACACGCCCGCGGCCAGCATCACGAGGTAGGTCACGTCGACGACGGCCGAGAGCACCACGCCGGCCAGGAGCAGCAGGTCGGCGGGCCGGGCGCGGAGACCGGCGGCGACCATGGCCGCGACCACGGCCAGCATCGCCACGTCGAGCACCGGGTAGGCCAGGTTGACCGCGACCGCGTGGGGCGGCGTCCCCGGCGCCCCGAGCGGCCGGACCGCCATGTCCACCACCGCGACCGTGACCCCGCCCACCCCGAGCGCCGCGACGGCCCCGTCGAGCAGCAGCAGCCGCGGCAGGGCCCGTCGGCGCCGGGCCCCGCGCACCACGAGCGCGGCCAGGAACAGCAGCGCGGAGCCGACAAACAGGGCGTCGGCCGCCGAGGGGTAGGGCTGCGGGACCGCGGTGCGCACGAAGGTCCAGAAGACGACGAACCCCAGCGTCCGTGCGGTCACCGCGGCCGCGACCAGGCCCCACAGCCAGCGGCCCTCGCGCACGGTCGCGGCCCGCCACACCAGCGCGGCGCTCATCAGGGCGTAGCCGGCCCCCTGCAGGAAGCCGTCGACCTCCACCCGGAACCCCGGGCGCGACCGCACCCCGGGCACGGTGGACACGGCGTACACCGCTCCGATCGCGGCCACGACCGCGATCAGGACGCGCAGCCCACGGACGTGAGCCAGGCCCAGCGACATCGGGGCCCCCTCCCGAGCGATCGGCGTGCCGACACGGTAGCCCGAACTCGTCTCCACCGGGAGAGGTGTGACCGCCCGCCGGCCGCGGACCCTAGCGGTCGACCAGGGTGAGCTCGAAGGCGTAGAGGTCGGGGCGGTAGACGTGGCGGCCGAACTCGACGGCGCGGCCGGCGTCGTCGTACGCCGTGCGCTGCATCGTCAGCAGCGGCGAGCTGCGCTTCTCGTGGAGCAGCGTGGCCTCGCGGGCGCCCGCCCGGCGGGCACCGATCCGCTGCTTGGCCACCCGCATCAGGATCCCCGAGCGCCGCAGCAGCGCGTAGAGGCCGTCGTCGGCCAGGTCGTGGGCCCCGAGGTCGACCACGTCGAGCGGCAGGTAGTTGCGCATCAGGGCGAGCGGCTCCTCGCCGATCCACCGCAGCCGCTCCAGGCTCCACACCGGCGCCCCGGGGTCGACCTGCAGCTCGGAGGCGACCTCCTCGTCGGCGGGGGCCTGCGTCAGCTCGAGGAGGTCGGTGCGGGGCTGCTGGCCGGCCCCGGTGAGGTCGTCGTGGAGCGAGGTCAGCTCCAGCGAGCGGCGCACGCGTCCCTGCACCACCTGGGTGCCGACCCCGCGCTTGCGCACCAGCAGGCCCTTGTCGACCAGCAGCTGGATGGCCTGGCGCATGGTCGGGCGGGAGAGCCCGAGGTCGCGCGCCAGGGACACCTCGTTGTCGATCTTGTCCCCGGGTGCGATCTCGCCCGAGGCGATGGCACGCTCGAGCTGCTCGGCGACCTGGAAGTAGAGCGGCACCGGGCTCCCGCGGTCCAGGGTGATGGGCGGGCCGGAGGTCATGACCGGAGCCTACCGGCGGAGCGCCTCGCTTGTCAGTATGTCAGGACAAATAGTTGACACCCTGCCCGCGCGCGGTGGAGACTTCCCGGGTCCCCGAGTTTGTCACGACAAACTCGACCGATCCGAGAGGCCGCAGCATGTCCGAGCAGACCACGTCCCCCCTCGACCGGATCGCCGGCGCCCCGATCTCGTGGGGCGTGTGCGAGGTCCCCGGCTGGGGCCACCAGCTGCCCGCCGACCGGGTCCTCGGCGAGATGCGCGACCTCGGCCTGACCGCCACCGAGTTCGGCCCCGACGGGTTCCTGCCCGACGCGCCCGCGGCCAAGGCCGCCTTCCTGCGCGAGCGCGGGCTGCGTGCCGTCGGCGGCTTCCTGCCGGTGCTGCTCCACGACGCCTCCCACGACCCGATGCCCGAGGTCGACGCCTTCGTCGACGGCTGCCTGGCCGCGGACGCCGGCGTCGTGGTGCTGGCCGCCACCACCGGCACCGACGGGTACGACGTCCGTCCCGAGCTCGACGACGTGCAGTGGAAGACCCTGCTCGACAACCTCGACCGGATCGCCGAGCGGGCCTCCGAGCGCGGCGTGCTGGCCGTCGTCCACCCCCACATGGGCACCATGGTCGAGGGCGCCGACGACGTGCAGCGCGTGCTCGACGGCTCCAGCATCGGCCTGTGCGTCGACACCGGCCACCTCGTCGCCGCCGGCGCCGACCCGGTCGCGATCACGCTCGCCCACACCGACCGCGTGCGCCACGTCCACCTCAAGGACGTCGACGCCGCCCGGGCAGCCCGCGTGGTGGCCGGCGAGGTCTCCTTCTCCGACGCCGTCGCCGGCGGGATGTGGACCCGGCTGGGCGAGGGCTCGGTCGACGTGACCGCGATGATCGACGCCCTCG
This genomic interval from Nocardioides scoriae contains the following:
- a CDS encoding lyase family protein — encoded protein: MTDLFWPGDDRAEEHLSGASFLASMVTVEQAWLDALVAAGAAPADAALPGGLAALVGADDLAAVAGAAEASGNPVVPLLRLLRQRLETSSPAAARWLHRGLTSQDVVDTALVLGARAATARLLEHLDAAVAATAGLAERHRDAVVAGRTLTQHAVPITFGLKAAHWLAGLLDARDDLRALRFPVQVGGAAGTLAAVGLLGDAEALVAATAGSLGLEVARPWHTVRTPLTRCADALVRTTDALGHVADDVLVLARPEVGELAEPAAAGRGGSSTMPHKANPVLSVLVRRAALTTPGLAAQLHLAAAGTVDERPDGAWHTEWATLATLGRRTLAAASQSAELLAGLHVDTARMAARASAVAPDLLAEQRGLAELVGAAPLDDPTRYLGATGRIIDEVLTRAREETP
- the pcaDC gene encoding bifunctional 3-oxoadipate enol-lactonase/4-carboxymuconolactone decarboxylase PcaDC, whose protein sequence is MTVPTITAARLTGAAHRAELPLLVLGPSLGSSASTLWTRCAMSGLTEVFDVVAWDLPGHGYNHAVPDGSFTVAELAEGVLRVLDDVLEQRGEVGGGRGGSFAYAGDSVGGAVGLQLLLDHPDRVTSAVLLCTGARIGEPAMWEGRLGQVSVSGTSVMVAGSAERWFAPGFLDEHPETGSALLHALADADDRGYAQVCEALAGFDVRHRLGEVAAPVLAVAGAHDVATPPANLQEIADGVQQGRYVELPDVAHLAPAEAPETVARLVRAHVLGEEPEPPAEAPAPAAATAAGERYDAGMAVRREVLGDAHVDRATAAATPLTEDFQRFITEYAWGGIWTRPGLDRRSRSMITLTALIARGHHEELAMHVRAARTNGLDDEEIKEVILQSAIYCGVPDANTAFRIAQQVLSELDATPPGGDR
- a CDS encoding thiolase family protein, with the protein product MTTSAFVYDAVRTPFGKFNGAYAGVRPDDLAATVLRAVRERVPGLDPAAVDQVLLGNANGAGEENRNVARMATLLAGYPVSVPGSSINRLCGSSLDAAMAGSREIETGDAEVVLTGGVESMTRAPWVLPKPSRAFPAGNLEAVSTALGWRFVNEAMPAEWTVSLGEANEQLQEEFAVSRERQDEFAVRSHRLAHEAWEAGFYDDLTVAVEGTELTRDEGVRASASTESLARLRPSFRKDGTITAGNASPLSDGASAVLLGSEAAAASLGREPLARIAGRAAHALEPQRFGYAPVEAANRALARAGIGWSDVGAVELNEAFAVQSLACLDAWKVDPDLVNTRGGAIAVGHPLGASGGRVLGTLAKVMREGGVRWGVAAICIGVGQGLAVVLENAGETTS
- a CDS encoding 3-oxoacid CoA-transferase subunit A; its protein translation is MTTVLERPGAEGAATAADEAVADVPDGATVLIGGFGAAGQPVELIDALRRRGARDLTVVNNNAGNGDTGLAALLATGAVRKMVCSFPRQSDSWVFDDLYRSGRIELEVVPQGNLAERMRAAGAGIGAFFSPTGVGTPLAEGKEERTIDGRRYVLEMPIRGDYALVKAHVADRVGNLVYRKTARNFGPVMATAATTTVVQVSRVVETGELDPEVVVTPGIYVDRVVVTHG
- a CDS encoding 3-oxoacid CoA-transferase subunit B, yielding MGERASTSERLSKDQIAAMIADDIPTGAFVNLGIGQPTLVADHLDLERGVVLHTENGMLGMGRAAVGDEVDPDLINAGKIPVVETPGASYFHHADSFAMMRGGHLDVCVLGAFQVAVNGDLANWHTGAPDAIPAVGGAMDLAIGAKDVFVMMTLFGKDGSSKLVRECTYPLTGVACVSRVYTDHGVFEITPAGVRLREAYGATADELRHRTGLDLL
- a CDS encoding NAD(P)-dependent oxidoreductase; amino-acid sequence: MSPSSTPSVTLLGTGTMGAGMARNLAAAGLPLTVWNRSAEKAQPLADVATVAGSVAEAVEGADVVLTMLYDADSVAETMEQARGHLGADTVWVQQSTVGVAGSDRLVALAEDLGVTLVDAPVLGTKKPAEDGALVVLASGPESARAVVGPVFEAIGGRTIWVGDQPGGGSRLKLAANAWVVTVLEGVADSLTLTRELGLDPALFLEAVSGGAMDAPYVQLKGKAMLAGSYEPSFALSGALKDVELILAAAGSAGVDLGAMPGIRDHLARAVDAGHGDEDMAATYAAH
- the fgd gene encoding glucose-6-phosphate dehydrogenase (coenzyme-F420) → MSLRIGYKASAEQFAPRQLVELAVRAEEVGLDSVMVSDHFQPWRHVDGHAPYAMSLLAAMGERTERIVMGTSVLTPTFRYNPAVLAQAFGTLGSLYPDRVILGVGTGEALNEVSVARFEWPEFKERFGRLRESVRLMRALWAGERVTFEGDYYATDEATVYDRPEGGVPIYVAAGGPVVAKYAGRAGDGFICTSGKGMDLYTDKLLPAVAAGAEAGDRDPAAIERTIEIKLSYARTREDALENCRFWAPLSLTAEQKHGLDDPVEMARAADELPIEQVAQRWIVETDPDGVVDAVQPYLDAGFDHLVFHAPGHDQDTFLSDFGRDVLPRLRALA
- a CDS encoding PAS domain-containing sensor histidine kinase; the protein is MSLGLAHVRGLRVLIAVVAAIGAVYAVSTVPGVRSRPGFRVEVDGFLQGAGYALMSAALVWRAATVREGRWLWGLVAAAVTARTLGFVVFWTFVRTAVPQPYPSAADALFVGSALLFLAALVVRGARRRRALPRLLLLDGAVAALGVGGVTVAVVDMAVRPLGAPGTPPHAVAVNLAYPVLDVAMLAVVAAMVAAGLRARPADLLLLAGVVLSAVVDVTYLVMLAAGVWRPGNPVGALLYLATALVVLAAWTVPEPAAGPAEPERSAVTRSITAPGLAWTAVLATVCLVGLVVLTPFDHPSAPGVALLGLGIVVAMVRTLQTLRDGQRESDDQVSFSAEERERFVALVEASDDFIAIADLDGRLLYLNPAGRTMTGLGSDDDVRRLDHRSFRPDHVLAGGGPAAMEQLRAVGHQEWSTWLRHQDGGDDVPVLSHSFVMRSPVTGEPLALGSIQRDVTDLTQAREDLRRLAETRQVLLTRLVEAQEDERSRIAADVHDDSVQALAAVQLRLSLLERQLGDSLDDAQRRDLGRMHESLAGATARLRHLLFDLESPARRTDLVTALREAAAYVLDGTGIAWSVVGDPDSGLSDGARVTAYRVAKEALVNTRRHSGAASVAVEVAREDHGVRVSVLDDGRGLRAADLERRPGHLGLASMHDRAVVAGGRLDVGPGPHGGTLLEVWLPTVPAEARVAD
- a CDS encoding GntR family transcriptional regulator, translating into MTSGPPITLDRGSPVPLYFQVAEQLERAIASGEIAPGDKIDNEVSLARDLGLSRPTMRQAIQLLVDKGLLVRKRGVGTQVVQGRVRRSLELTSLHDDLTGAGQQPRTDLLELTQAPADEEVASELQVDPGAPVWSLERLRWIGEEPLALMRNYLPLDVVDLGAHDLADDGLYALLRRSGILMRVAKQRIGARRAGAREATLLHEKRSSPLLTMQRTAYDDAGRAVEFGRHVYRPDLYAFELTLVDR
- a CDS encoding TIM barrel protein encodes the protein MSEQTTSPLDRIAGAPISWGVCEVPGWGHQLPADRVLGEMRDLGLTATEFGPDGFLPDAPAAKAAFLRERGLRAVGGFLPVLLHDASHDPMPEVDAFVDGCLAADAGVVVLAATTGTDGYDVRPELDDVQWKTLLDNLDRIAERASERGVLAVVHPHMGTMVEGADDVQRVLDGSSIGLCVDTGHLVAAGADPVAITLAHTDRVRHVHLKDVDAARAARVVAGEVSFSDAVAGGMWTRLGEGSVDVTAMIDALEDAGYDGWYVLEQDLMLLDGEPGGEGPVADVRRCLAFVLDRLEARRTGAGADA